From Myxococcus guangdongensis:
CACGTCCACCACGGACCGGGGCATCTTCTGCGTGGTCGCCTTCAGCGGCGCGAGCGCGTCCTCCAGCTTGTGGGCGATGTCGCCCAAATCCTGCAGGCCCAGGCTGGACGCGCTGCCCTTGAGCGTGTGCAGGTGCCGGCCCAGCCGGACGTAGAGCTTCGCGAGCGCGCCCGTGTCCAGGCCCTCGCGCTCCAGCTCCAGCAGGTCCATGGTGACCTTCTGGATGACCTCCTGGGCCTCGACGGCGAACCCCGTGACGAGTCCCTGCAGCATCGGGTCAACGGGCATTGCGTCCTCCCGTCGAGCGGGTGGTGAACAGGCGCTTGAGGTCGATGAGGTGGATGAGCTGCCGGTCCTGGGTGAAGACCTCCATCACCGGCCCCTCGGCCCGCACGCGCGCGGCCTCCACCGCGCTCGCCGGCAGCGTCGTGGGGCGCGGAATGGCCTCGCAGTCCAGCGCGCACAATTCGCCGTCGCCGCGGTCCACCACCAGCAACACCGCCGGGTCCTGCCGCCAGCCGTGTCCGCCCAGCATGGACGCGAGGCTCAGCGCGGAGAGCACCTGACCCTGGAAGCGCAGCACCCCGACGACATGCGGCGAGGACAGCGGCACCGGCGTCACCATCCGCAGGGGCAGGGCCGCGCGCAGCATCTCCAGCGACAGCGCGTAGCGCTCCTCGCCCAGCGGGAACTCGGCGATCCAGTGGACCGCCTCCTCCACCGTCGTCTCGGCCTGCTCACGCAGCCGCGAGGCGCGCCGCTCGAGCAGTTCGACGGCCTCCTGCTCCTGGGCCTCCTCCATGCTTCTGGGAAGGATTTTCATTCGAGGGCCCCTTGATTGAGGTAGGCGTCAGCGGACGCCTGATAGAACCGCGCCGGCAGGGCCTCGGGCCCGTCCACGAGGTGGTCCGGTGCGAGCCGTTCCGCGCGAACCCTGAGCGCGCGCATCAGCGGCACCGCCGCCTCGCGCGCCCCGGTGCGCTCCCGCAGGAGCGCGAGCTCGAGCAGGCCCGGCAGATAATCGGGAGCCTGACGCACGAGCGACTCCAGCACCGCCGCCGCGCCCTCCACGTCGCCCTCCTCGATGCGCTCCAGCGCCTCCAGGTGCAGCCGGGACGGCGGAGGCGGCGGCGTCACCCTCGCGGGCACCACCGGCACCGGCGTCGCCTTGGGCTTGCGGAACAAGGGCGCGGGCGGCTCGGCGCGCTCCACCGGGCGCGGCGCGGGCGCGGGCGTGGTCAGCTCACCGGGCGCCAGCATGCGGAAGGTCTGCAGCTCCGGCGGGCCCTCGCGCACCATGCCGGGCGGCACCCGGTCCGCCTCCACCGCGCCCAAAAAGAGGAAGCCGCCGGGGTTGAGCGCGCGCGTCAGGAGCGAGATGGCCTGCTCGCGCGCGGCCGGGGAGAAGTACGTGAGCACGTTGCGGCAGAGGATGAAGTCGAAGCGGCCGAAGCGCTCGGGCAGGGGCGCCAGCAGGTTCCCCTGCGCGAAGGTGGCGACGCGGCGCACGACGGGGAGGATGGTGACCTGCCGCTCCGGCGCGTCCAGGTAGAGCGGGAACAGCCGCGGCGCCGACTCGCGCCGGGACCAGGTGCCGTAGGACGCGCGCCGCGCCGTCTCCAGGCTGGCCTCGTGCAGGTCCGTGCCCAGCACCTCCACCGGGAAGCCGTGCGGCACCGACGCCAGCAGCGCCGCCGCCAGCGAGTAGGCCTCCTCGCCCGTGGCGCAGCCCGCGCTCCAGCCGCGCAGCGCCAGCGCGCCCTTGCGCAGCGCCGCGGGCACGCCCGCCTGGGAGATGTAGCGGAAGTGCTCGGGCTGCCGGAAGAAGTAGGTCTCCCCCACCAGCGCCGCGCGCACCAACGTGCCGGACAGGGGCGACTGGGGGAAGAGCATCTCCCCCAACAGGTCCGCCGACGAGCGCCCACGCGCGAGCTCGCCACGCACCACGCGCTCCATCGCCTCGGAGGCGATGGCGTCGTCGCGGAAGCCGGTGATGGATGACACCACTTCCCGCGCTCGGGTCAAAAGCCGCGGGTCGAGCTCTGCGCTCATGCGCTCCGCCTGGCCTCCGCGGCCTCCACCATCTTGGGCAGGTCCTGCAAGAGGCCCCGAGCCACGAACACCCGCGGATCCAAAATGGGCAACAGGTGCCCCCCGGCGCGCAACATCCCGATGAGCCCATCGCGCAGCGGACCATGGTCCGTGCCGCCCACGCGCTCGCGCCGGTCGATGTCCGCCGCCGCGTACTCCTCCGGGTCCTTCACCGTGTCCACCGCGAGCGCCAGCGCCACCCCGTCCACCTGGATGACCACCAGCATCCGCTCCACGCGCGGCAGCGAGTGCTCCACGCTCAGCCGCCGGGCCACGTCCAGCACGCACAGCGCCTCGCCCCGCACCTCCACGTATTCGCGCAGGTACGAGGGCGCCGTGGGCAACGGCCGCGTCGCCGGATGCAGGAGCACCTCGCGCACCGAGTCCAGCGGCACCGCGAACTCCAGCGTGCCCACCGTCACCCGCAGCACCAGCAGCGAGCCGGTGCGCGCGCGGCGCCGCGAGTTGGCCAGCGCCTCCCCCACCGCGTGCAGGAGCTCATCCGCGCGGAAGGGCTTGGCCAGGAACGTCTCCGCGCCCAACCCCAGACACGCCTCCGCGCGCGACTTCTCCGAGGAGATGATGATGACCGGGATGTCCGACGTGGCCGGGTCCGCCTTCATCCGCTGGAGGACCTCGTCGCCGTCCATCTCCGGCATCGACAGGTCCAGCAGCACCGCGGCGGGCCTCAGGCGGGAGACCTTCTCCAGCGCCTCGCGCCCGTTGCTCGCGGTGTGGATGGTGTAGTGGCCGGAGAGGATGGCGCGTTCGAGCGCCAGGATGGCGTCGCTGTCGTCGACGAGCAGCAGGGACGGCAGGCTCACGGCATCAGGCCTTGGACAGGAACTGACGGACGGTCTCCGTCAGCTCGTGGTGGGAGACCGGCTTCTGGATGAACGCGTTGGCGCCCGCCTCCGTGCCCCGCTGGCGCAGGTCCACGTTCTTCTCCGCCGTCAACAGCAGGATGGGCACCGTGCGCAGCTGCGCGTTGCGGCTGGCCCGGACCTCCTTGACGAAGGTGATGCCATCCATCCCGGGCATGTTGATGTCCGCGATGACCAGATTCACCGGGACGAGCTGGAGGATCTTCAGCGCGCGAGTCGCATCGTCCGCCTCCAGCGCCTCCACCCGGAGGTTCATGAGGTAGATCTTGACGATGTTCCGAACGGTCGGGCTGTCGTCCACCAGCAAGACCTTGGTGCTGTTGGTGCTCACGGTGCCACGGCTCCTGCGCAGGGGTTGGGCCAATGCGGCCGTCCTCTGCGAAACGTTGGAGACTCTACCGTGAGCGCTCTCACGGGAGAAAGCGGGGTGACCTGCCCGCATTCACTGCGGGCGGGCAGGTGTCGGATGACCTCGACGCCGGGAGCGGGTGGCGCCTACTCGCTCGCAGGCTTGGTGCCCGCGGGTTGGGCGCCCGCCACGGACTCCGGGGGCACCGGTGGCGCACCCACGGCGTGATAACCACCGTCCACGTGGATCATTTCGCCCGTGGTGGAGGGCAGCCAGTCCGACAGCAGGGCACACGCCGTCCTGGACACCATGTCGTGGCTGTCCTTGGCACTCCAGCCCAGTGGGGCCTGGGTACCCCACCCCGCCTCCAGCGCCTTGAAGCCCGGGATGCCCTTGGCGGCCATCGTGGACAGGGGTCCCGCCGCCAGCGCGTTGACCCGGATGCCCTTGGGGCCCAGGTCGCGGGCCAGGTAGCGCACGGTGGACTCCAGCGCGGCCTTGCACACGCCCATCCAGTCGTAGATGGGCCACGCCACGCGGT
This genomic window contains:
- a CDS encoding response regulator codes for the protein MSTNSTKVLLVDDSPTVRNIVKIYLMNLRVEALEADDATRALKILQLVPVNLVIADINMPGMDGITFVKEVRASRNAQLRTVPILLLTAEKNVDLRQRGTEAGANAFIQKPVSHHELTETVRQFLSKA
- a CDS encoding CheR family methyltransferase, coding for MSAELDPRLLTRAREVVSSITGFRDDAIASEAMERVVRGELARGRSSADLLGEMLFPQSPLSGTLVRAALVGETYFFRQPEHFRYISQAGVPAALRKGALALRGWSAGCATGEEAYSLAAALLASVPHGFPVEVLGTDLHEASLETARRASYGTWSRRESAPRLFPLYLDAPERQVTILPVVRRVATFAQGNLLAPLPERFGRFDFILCRNVLTYFSPAAREQAISLLTRALNPGGFLFLGAVEADRVPPGMVREGPPELQTFRMLAPGELTTPAPAPRPVERAEPPAPLFRKPKATPVPVVPARVTPPPPPSRLHLEALERIEEGDVEGAAAVLESLVRQAPDYLPGLLELALLRERTGAREAAVPLMRALRVRAERLAPDHLVDGPEALPARFYQASADAYLNQGALE
- a CDS encoding chemotaxis protein CheW; this encodes MKILPRSMEEAQEQEAVELLERRASRLREQAETTVEEAVHWIAEFPLGEERYALSLEMLRAALPLRMVTPVPLSSPHVVGVLRFQGQVLSALSLASMLGGHGWRQDPAVLLVVDRGDGELCALDCEAIPRPTTLPASAVEAARVRAEGPVMEVFTQDRQLIHLIDLKRLFTTRSTGGRNAR
- a CDS encoding response regulator — translated: MSLPSLLLVDDSDAILALERAILSGHYTIHTASNGREALEKVSRLRPAAVLLDLSMPEMDGDEVLQRMKADPATSDIPVIIISSEKSRAEACLGLGAETFLAKPFRADELLHAVGEALANSRRRARTGSLLVLRVTVGTLEFAVPLDSVREVLLHPATRPLPTAPSYLREYVEVRGEALCVLDVARRLSVEHSLPRVERMLVVIQVDGVALALAVDTVKDPEEYAAADIDRRERVGGTDHGPLRDGLIGMLRAGGHLLPILDPRVFVARGLLQDLPKMVEAAEARRSA